The Saccharomonospora glauca K62 genome has a segment encoding these proteins:
- a CDS encoding ABC transporter permease encodes MTLTSSAAAPGPGHKGTDRRGGVAGVGPTVRFVAAKLGGALASFALVVVLGFLLFRMIPGDPVATMTRDRPTSPEQLAALRERLGLDKPMAEQFLDYVLGLLRGDLGTSYMYNRPVAQMIGERFWPTVLLVGTATALAVALGLWLGVRAAWRRGSAFDRVNTGVALTLWSVPQFWLGLLLLIATQGLFPSRGMRSPVIPDDPVAQVLDVAHHLVLPCVTLLAVIYAQYMLVMRSSLLEEMGADYLTTARAKGLRDDLVRRRHAVPNALLPTVTLVFLQFGMVVSGTVTVETVFSWPGLGLLTYEALRGPDLPLLQGVFVVLAGSVLVMNLLAELLYRVLDPRVRES; translated from the coding sequence GTGACGTTGACCTCGTCCGCCGCCGCGCCGGGTCCGGGCCATAAGGGAACGGACCGGCGCGGCGGCGTCGCCGGTGTGGGGCCCACGGTGCGCTTCGTCGCGGCGAAGCTGGGTGGGGCGCTGGCGAGTTTCGCGCTGGTGGTGGTGCTCGGGTTCCTGTTGTTCCGGATGATTCCGGGGGACCCGGTGGCGACGATGACGCGGGACCGGCCCACGAGCCCGGAGCAGTTGGCCGCGTTGCGGGAACGTCTCGGGTTGGACAAGCCGATGGCCGAGCAGTTCCTGGACTACGTGCTGGGGCTGCTGCGCGGGGATCTGGGCACCTCCTACATGTACAACCGGCCGGTGGCGCAGATGATCGGCGAGCGGTTCTGGCCGACGGTGCTGCTGGTGGGCACGGCGACGGCGCTGGCGGTGGCGCTGGGCCTGTGGCTGGGAGTGCGGGCGGCGTGGCGGCGCGGCAGCGCGTTCGACCGGGTGAACACCGGGGTGGCGTTGACGTTGTGGTCGGTGCCGCAGTTCTGGCTGGGGCTGTTGCTGTTGATCGCCACCCAGGGGTTGTTCCCCAGCCGGGGGATGCGCTCGCCGGTGATCCCGGACGACCCAGTGGCCCAGGTGCTCGACGTGGCGCACCACCTGGTGTTGCCGTGCGTGACGTTGCTGGCGGTGATCTACGCCCAGTACATGCTGGTGATGCGGTCGTCGCTGCTGGAGGAGATGGGCGCCGACTACCTGACCACGGCGCGGGCGAAGGGGCTGCGGGACGACCTGGTGCGCAGGCGGCATGCGGTGCCGAACGCGTTGCTGCCGACGGTGACGTTGGTGTTCCTGCAGTTCGGGATGGTGGTGTCGGGCACGGTCACGGTGGAGACGGTGTTCTCGTGGCCGGGGCTGGGCCTGCTGACGTACGAGGCGCTGCGCGGCCCGGACCTGCCGTTGCTGCAGGGCGTGTTCGTGGTGCTGGCGGGATCGGTGCTGGTGATGAATCTGCTGGCCGAATTGCTGTACCGGGTGCTGGACCCGAGGGTGCGTGAGTCATGA
- a CDS encoding TIGR03668 family PPOX class F420-dependent oxidoreductase — MRMDAATARRLFTAARVARLATADADGVPHLVPVTFACDGDDVVWAVDAKPKTTRALRRLRNIAVNPVVSLLVDHYDEEWSRLWWVRLDGHATINPTDEAAVAALAAKYEQYRRTPPAGPVVRVRVRTWRGWSASPPPAAPRPGAR; from the coding sequence ATGCGCATGGACGCGGCGACGGCGCGGCGGTTGTTCACGGCGGCGCGGGTGGCGCGGTTGGCCACCGCGGACGCCGACGGGGTTCCGCATCTGGTGCCGGTGACGTTCGCCTGCGACGGCGACGACGTGGTGTGGGCCGTGGACGCGAAACCGAAGACGACGCGGGCGTTGCGCCGGTTACGCAACATCGCCGTGAACCCGGTCGTGTCGCTGCTGGTGGACCACTACGACGAGGAGTGGTCCCGCCTGTGGTGGGTGCGCCTGGACGGGCACGCCACGATCAACCCGACCGACGAGGCGGCGGTGGCGGCGCTGGCGGCCAAGTACGAGCAGTACCGGCGCACCCCACCCGCCGGGCCCGTGGTGCGGGTGCGGGTCAGGACGTGGCGTGGCTGGTCGGCGTCTCCTCCGCCCGCCGCTCCTCGGCCCGGTGCTCGGTGA
- a CDS encoding ABC transporter permease, giving the protein MTSPVWQRRRAAAASVWREFRSQRGGLIGLGVLVAVVLLAVTAPLFTDEADLDVTTAPGTPLQPPSAEFLLGTDVDGRSVLLLTVWGARVSLLVGFAATVLSVVIGTLVGLVAGHFGGWVSGVLLRFTDFFLVLPSLVLAIALSTVLPQGIATIVLAVGVTSWPATARLVRAQTLTIESRPFVERARALGGGHAHILGRHVLPAVLPLVLANTTLVVGNSIIAESTLSFLGLGDPSAISWGSMLQTALSSGSVSAGAWWYLLPPGLAIVVIVLSFTLVGRALETVLNPRLKGQ; this is encoded by the coding sequence ATGACCTCTCCTGTGTGGCAGCGGCGCCGCGCGGCGGCGGCGTCGGTGTGGCGCGAGTTCCGCTCCCAGCGCGGTGGCTTGATCGGGTTGGGTGTGCTGGTGGCGGTGGTGCTGTTGGCGGTGACGGCGCCGTTGTTCACCGACGAGGCGGACCTGGACGTGACCACCGCGCCGGGCACCCCGCTGCAGCCGCCGAGCGCGGAGTTCCTGTTGGGCACCGACGTGGACGGACGGTCGGTGCTGTTGTTGACGGTGTGGGGCGCACGGGTGTCGCTGCTGGTGGGGTTCGCGGCGACGGTGCTGTCGGTGGTGATCGGCACCCTGGTGGGCCTGGTGGCCGGGCACTTCGGCGGCTGGGTGTCGGGCGTGCTGTTGCGGTTCACCGACTTCTTTTTGGTCCTGCCGTCGCTGGTGCTGGCCATCGCGTTGTCGACGGTGCTGCCGCAGGGCATCGCCACGATCGTGCTCGCGGTGGGGGTGACGTCGTGGCCGGCGACGGCCCGTCTGGTGCGGGCCCAGACGTTGACCATCGAGAGCCGACCGTTCGTGGAACGGGCTCGCGCGCTCGGCGGCGGACACGCCCACATCCTGGGCCGGCACGTGTTGCCCGCGGTGCTGCCGCTGGTGTTGGCCAACACGACGTTGGTGGTCGGTAACTCGATCATCGCCGAGTCGACGTTGTCGTTCCTCGGGTTGGGTGATCCGAGCGCGATCTCGTGGGGGTCGATGCTGCAGACGGCGTTGTCGTCGGGTTCGGTGAGCGCGGGCGCGTGGTGGTACCTGTTGCCGCCGGGACTGGCGATCGTGGTGATCGTGTTGTCGTTCACGCTGGTGGGTCGGGCGCTGGAGACGGTGCTGAACCCGAGGTTGAAAGGACAGTGA
- the mptB gene encoding polyprenol phosphomannose-dependent alpha 1,6 mannosyltransferase MptB, whose translation MATTTDSAPSAETPAEETAAARHARAGEMSQFPYRTIAMGVVGSVVLMLASLGAGGILVRDPIIGTGPLSWMRYGHGHALATAVLYVGFGLVVWAWVRLGRYALAGRIGARPIVIAAFAWMAPLLIAPPLFTRDVFSYLGQGAQLLHGLDPYDYGPAALDVLPDVVQNVHWLWQTTPAPYGPLYLLVAKHTVAITGNNMIAGVILTRVIMLAGLAGLLWALPKLVRHLGGRLPVTMWLTVASPMMVIHLVGGPHNDLLMLAFLTIGVWAALERKHALAIALVTVGMLIKPTAAVALPFLVWVWANRLPGEESLFRRFVKAVVPSLAIFGVVFTVGTWVSLGSFNLGWVTGLQAPQLIANWLNFPTGLGEIAHTLVNLVVDVPSSPFVTVARGAAWLALVGVMVWQWWKARHGGREAIMRMGITLLAVAIFAPPTLPWYLTWGFVILSAFPWRRVHLAVMVAVSMFLVLVYYPTGEQSLYDWWFIIGVIAASLYGAASLLKPDPLGLIEAWRRHPVTEHRAEERRAEETPTSHATS comes from the coding sequence ATGGCCACCACGACCGATTCCGCGCCGAGCGCCGAGACGCCCGCGGAGGAGACCGCAGCGGCACGGCACGCCCGTGCCGGGGAGATGTCCCAGTTCCCGTACCGCACGATCGCGATGGGTGTCGTCGGCAGTGTGGTACTGATGCTCGCGTCCCTGGGCGCCGGGGGCATCCTCGTGCGCGACCCGATCATCGGTACCGGACCGCTGTCGTGGATGCGCTACGGCCACGGGCACGCCCTCGCCACCGCCGTGCTCTACGTCGGGTTCGGCCTGGTGGTGTGGGCGTGGGTGCGGTTGGGGCGCTATGCCCTCGCCGGCCGGATTGGTGCCCGTCCCATCGTCATCGCCGCGTTCGCGTGGATGGCGCCGCTGTTGATCGCGCCGCCGCTGTTCACGCGTGACGTGTTCTCCTACCTCGGGCAGGGCGCGCAGCTGTTGCACGGGCTCGACCCGTACGACTACGGGCCCGCCGCGTTGGACGTGCTGCCCGACGTGGTGCAGAACGTGCACTGGCTGTGGCAGACCACCCCGGCGCCGTACGGGCCGCTGTACCTGCTGGTGGCCAAGCACACCGTCGCCATCACCGGCAACAACATGATCGCCGGGGTCATCCTGACCAGGGTGATCATGCTCGCCGGGCTGGCCGGTCTGCTGTGGGCGCTGCCGAAGCTGGTGCGTCATCTGGGGGGACGGCTGCCGGTGACCATGTGGTTGACGGTGGCCAGCCCGATGATGGTGATCCACCTCGTCGGTGGCCCGCACAACGACCTGCTCATGCTCGCGTTCCTCACCATCGGCGTGTGGGCCGCGCTGGAACGCAAGCATGCTCTGGCGATCGCGCTCGTCACCGTCGGCATGCTGATCAAACCGACCGCGGCCGTGGCGCTGCCGTTCCTGGTGTGGGTGTGGGCCAACCGGCTGCCGGGTGAGGAGAGCCTGTTCCGCCGGTTCGTCAAGGCGGTCGTCCCGTCGTTGGCGATCTTCGGGGTGGTGTTCACGGTCGGCACCTGGGTGTCGCTGGGCTCGTTCAACCTGGGGTGGGTCACCGGCCTGCAAGCCCCCCAGCTGATCGCGAACTGGCTGAACTTCCCCACCGGACTCGGCGAGATCGCCCACACCCTGGTGAACCTCGTCGTCGACGTGCCGTCGTCACCGTTCGTGACCGTGGCGCGCGGGGCGGCGTGGCTGGCGCTGGTCGGGGTGATGGTGTGGCAGTGGTGGAAGGCGCGCCACGGTGGCCGGGAAGCCATCATGCGCATGGGCATCACGCTGCTCGCCGTGGCGATCTTCGCGCCCCCCACGCTGCCGTGGTACCTGACGTGGGGTTTTGTGATCCTGTCGGCGTTCCCGTGGCGGCGCGTGCACCTCGCCGTCATGGTGGCCGTGTCGATGTTTTTGGTGCTGGTGTACTACCCGACCGGGGAGCAGAGCCTCTACGACTGGTGGTTCATCATCGGTGTGATCGCCGCCAGCCTCTACGGGGCCGCGTCGCTGCTCAAACCGGACCCGCTCGGCCTGATCGAGGCGTGGCGGCGCCACCCGGTCACCGAGCACCGGGCCGAGGAGCGGCGGGCGGAGGAGACGCCGACCAGCCACGCCACGTCCTGA
- a CDS encoding dipeptide ABC transporter ATP-binding protein, protein MAPESPETPLLRIRDLGVTYRTPGGEVPAVRGVDLTLRAGETLGIAGESGSGKSTVAMSVLRLLPKSATVTGEVLLDGEDVNTMRWGRLRAVRWSAASIVFQGAMHALNPVRTVGEQIAEPIRLHTTANGATKDRVAELLRQVDLPPERANAYPHELSGGQKQRVMIAMALACEPKLILADEPTTALDVVVQDQVLRLLSELVARRGIGLIMISHDLGVLAQTCERIAVMYRGELVEQGPSSEVFDAPRHEHTRALAAAIHRIGDPDTRMVDDRSPQEESADAGGEELLAARDLVVTFRDRSRRVVRAVDGVDLGVRRGEIVALVGQSGSGKTTLARTLLGLQRPTSGSVVFDGALLPTSTSGLRAYRRQVQLVLQDPTSALNPRHTVYEAVAEGPRIHGLEGEERDLVVEALEAAELRPAERFLSRLPHELSGGQRQRVVIAGALACRPSVLIADEPVASLDATVRNEILALLLRLRRELGLSALVITHDLGLAWAIADRVAVMRQGRIVEHGPVETVLLNPRHEYTISLLEALPTPSASAFRRGV, encoded by the coding sequence ATGGCGCCGGAGTCCCCGGAGACGCCGCTGCTGCGGATACGTGACTTGGGGGTCACCTATCGCACGCCGGGCGGGGAGGTGCCCGCGGTGCGGGGCGTGGACCTCACGCTGCGGGCGGGTGAGACGTTGGGCATCGCGGGTGAGTCCGGGTCGGGCAAGTCGACCGTGGCGATGAGTGTGCTGCGGTTGCTGCCGAAGTCGGCGACCGTGACCGGTGAGGTGCTGCTGGACGGCGAGGACGTCAACACCATGCGGTGGGGGCGGCTGCGCGCGGTGCGGTGGTCGGCGGCGTCGATCGTGTTCCAGGGCGCGATGCACGCGCTGAACCCGGTGCGCACCGTGGGGGAGCAGATCGCCGAGCCGATCCGCCTGCACACCACCGCCAACGGGGCGACCAAAGATCGGGTGGCGGAGCTGCTGCGGCAGGTGGACCTGCCGCCGGAACGCGCGAACGCCTACCCGCACGAGCTGTCCGGCGGGCAGAAGCAGCGCGTCATGATCGCGATGGCGTTGGCGTGCGAGCCGAAGCTGATCCTGGCCGACGAGCCGACCACGGCGTTGGACGTGGTGGTGCAGGACCAGGTGCTGCGGTTGCTGAGCGAGCTGGTGGCGCGGCGCGGGATCGGGCTGATCATGATCAGTCACGATCTGGGGGTGCTGGCGCAGACCTGCGAGCGCATCGCGGTGATGTATCGGGGCGAGCTGGTGGAACAGGGGCCGTCGAGCGAGGTGTTCGATGCGCCCCGCCACGAGCACACCCGCGCGCTGGCCGCGGCGATCCACCGCATCGGCGACCCCGACACCCGCATGGTCGACGACCGCTCCCCACAGGAGGAGAGCGCCGACGCGGGCGGGGAGGAGCTGCTGGCCGCCCGCGATCTGGTGGTGACGTTCCGGGACCGGTCCCGGCGTGTGGTGCGCGCGGTCGACGGCGTGGACCTGGGGGTGCGGCGGGGCGAGATCGTGGCGCTGGTCGGGCAGTCGGGGTCGGGCAAGACCACCCTCGCGCGCACCCTGCTCGGCTTGCAGCGGCCAACGTCGGGGTCGGTGGTGTTCGACGGTGCGCTGTTGCCGACCTCCACCTCCGGGCTGCGCGCCTACCGGCGACAGGTGCAGTTGGTGTTGCAGGACCCCACCAGCGCGCTCAACCCCCGCCACACGGTGTACGAGGCGGTGGCGGAAGGGCCTCGCATCCACGGCTTGGAGGGGGAGGAACGGGACCTCGTCGTCGAGGCGTTGGAGGCCGCCGAGTTGCGCCCCGCCGAGCGGTTTCTGTCACGGCTGCCCCACGAGCTGTCCGGTGGGCAGCGGCAGCGGGTGGTGATCGCGGGCGCGTTGGCGTGTCGGCCCAGCGTGTTGATCGCCGACGAACCGGTGGCCTCCCTCGACGCCACGGTGCGTAACGAGATCCTGGCGTTGCTGCTGCGGCTGCGGCGGGAGCTCGGGTTGTCGGCGCTGGTGATCACCCACGACCTCGGGTTGGCGTGGGCCATCGCCGACCGCGTGGCGGTGATGCGGCAGGGCCGGATCGTCGAGCACGGCCCGGTGGAGACGGTGCTGCTCAATCCCCGACACGAGTACACCATCTCGCTGTTGGAGGCGTTGCCGACACCTTCGGCGAGCGCATTCCGTCGCGGTGTGTAA
- a CDS encoding S66 peptidase family protein: MTDRGNRLAPVRAGDTVALVACSSPVDDDALRRGVAVLESWGLRVRLGASVRARHPRLDYLAATDADRARDFERAWRDPEVRAVIAVRGGYGGHRVIDLVDWDAVRRSGPTVFVGSSDATALHAAIAAFVGVPTVLASMPATSYFDEVAADHLRKVLFDPVGARTLASPAAETLCPGRARGRLAGGNLSVLAAGVGAPEFRPARGAIAVLEDLDEEPYRIDRMLTQLLRAGWFREVAGLALGSWTDCGNDRDVVREVLLDRLAPLGVPMAWQVNVGHHPGAFAVPLGLTAELDADAGTLTVVAEE; this comes from the coding sequence ATGACCGACCGCGGGAACAGGCTCGCCCCGGTGCGGGCGGGGGACACGGTGGCGCTCGTGGCGTGTTCGAGCCCGGTGGACGACGACGCGCTGCGGCGGGGCGTGGCGGTGTTGGAGTCCTGGGGGTTGCGGGTGCGGCTCGGCGCGAGCGTGCGCGCGCGGCACCCGAGGCTGGACTACCTCGCGGCCACCGACGCCGACCGGGCCCGCGACTTCGAACGCGCGTGGCGGGACCCGGAGGTGCGCGCGGTGATCGCGGTGCGGGGCGGCTACGGCGGCCACCGCGTGATCGACCTCGTGGACTGGGACGCGGTGCGCCGTTCCGGGCCGACCGTGTTCGTCGGCTCCAGCGACGCCACGGCCCTGCACGCGGCGATCGCCGCGTTCGTGGGGGTGCCGACGGTCCTGGCGTCGATGCCGGCCACCTCCTACTTCGACGAGGTGGCCGCCGACCACCTGCGCAAGGTGTTGTTCGACCCGGTCGGGGCGCGGACGCTGGCCAGTCCGGCGGCGGAGACGCTGTGTCCCGGCCGGGCCCGCGGCCGGTTGGCCGGCGGCAACCTCTCGGTACTCGCCGCCGGCGTCGGTGCTCCGGAGTTCCGTCCGGCGCGCGGGGCGATCGCGGTGTTGGAGGATCTCGACGAGGAGCCTTACCGGATCGACCGGATGCTGACCCAGCTGCTGCGGGCGGGCTGGTTCCGGGAGGTGGCGGGGCTCGCGCTCGGGTCGTGGACCGACTGCGGGAACGACCGGGACGTGGTGCGGGAGGTCCTGCTCGACCGGCTGGCCCCGTTGGGGGTGCCGATGGCCTGGCAGGTCAACGTCGGTCACCATCCGGGGGCGTTCGCGGTGCCGTTGGGGCTGACCGCCGAGCTCGACGCCGATGCGGGCACCCTCACCGTCGTGGCCGAGGAGTGA